A region from the Bubalus kerabau isolate K-KA32 ecotype Philippines breed swamp buffalo chromosome 23, PCC_UOA_SB_1v2, whole genome shotgun sequence genome encodes:
- the LOC129637945 gene encoding olfactory receptor 1F1-like, with product MGEVNQSRVSEFLLLGLSRQPQQQQLLFLLFLTMYLATVLGNLLILLAISMDSCLHIPMYFFLCNLSFVDICFSSTTVPKVLANHILGSQTISFSGCLTQMYFVFMFVDMDNFLLAVMAYDRFVAVCHPLHYSAKMTPQLCVLLVTGSWIIANLNVLLHTLLMARLSFCADNAIPHFFCDVTPLLKLSCSDTHLNEVVILTEGALIMITPFVCILASYVLITCAVLRIPSTKGRWRAFSTCGSHLAVVSLFYGTIIAVYFNPLSSHSSEKDTVATVMYTVVTPMLNPFIYSLRNTDLKGALGKVVGRKMFSVSAENQN from the coding sequence ATGGGAGAGGTGAACCAGTCGAGAGTCTCTGAgttcctcctcctggggctctccaggcagccccagcagcagcagctcctcttcCTGCTCTTCCTCACCATGTACCTGGCCACGGTCCTGGGAAACCTGCTTATCCTCCTAGCCATCAGCATGGACTCCTGCCTGCACatccccatgtacttcttcctttgcAACCTGTCTTTCGTggacatctgcttctcctccaccACTGTCCCCAAAGTGCTGGCCAACCACATACTCGGGAGCCAGaccatctctttctctgggtGTCTGACGCAGATGTACTTTGTTTTCATGTTTGTGGACATGGACAATTTCCTCCTggctgtgatggcctatgaccgctttgTGGCTGTATGCCACCCCTTACACTATTCAGCGAAGATGACCCCCCAGCTCTGTGTCCTGCTGGTCACTGGGTCGTGGATCATCGCCAACTTGAATGTCCTGTTGCACACCCTGCTGATGGCTCGACTCTCCTTCTGTGCAGACAATGCCATCCCCCACTTCTTCTGCGATGTGACCCCCCTCCTCAAACTCTCCTGCTCTGACACACACCTCAATGAGGTGGTGATTCTGACTGAGGGTGCCCTGATCATGATCACCCCGTTCGTATGCATCCTGGCTTCGTATGTCCTCATCACCTGTGCGGTCCTGAGGATCCCATCCACAAAGGGGAGATGGagagccttctccacctgtggctcCCACCTGGCTGTGGTTTCCCTCTTCTATGGCACCATCATTGCTGTGTATTTCAACCCTTTGTCCTCCCACTCGTCGGAGAAGGACACTGTAGCTACTGTGATGTACACGGTGGTGACCCCCATGCTGAATCCTttcatctacagcctgaggaacacGGACTTGAAAGGGGCTCTTGGAAAAGTGGTTGGCAGGAAAATGTTTTCTGTCTCAGCAGAGAATCAAAACTGA